The Rissa tridactyla isolate bRisTri1 chromosome 6, bRisTri1.patW.cur.20221130, whole genome shotgun sequence DNA segment tttttttcttatggaaaaaaatatgaaccaTTTTTTCtcgttgtttgtttgttttgttttcccgaTGCGGTTGCTTCGACATCTCGACGTCAGCAGATCGTTTTTAACAAAGATTCggatataaaaatacaaatatgaggagttttctgtttaaaaagaagcGTGCCGGGGCGGTGGGGCTGACCCCGGGCCCCCCCCCGAGCCACCAAAGCTCATGCAAAAAACGATGGAGCAAAAAATGTCTCTGGGCAGCagcgctcccccccgccccgggaatCGGGgacaacccccaccccccccccgacaaggaggacggggggggggtgtgtggggtgggggggggccggaCCCCCGGTctctgcccagggcgggggggctcggcgggctgtccccccgcccccgggggaggcggaggggTAAAGTGCatggctcggggagggggggggagggtggtggcGGCCGcggagccccccgccccgggccggggggtgtgtggggggcgcgggcgcggccccccccccccccgcgggcgGCGCGGCAGCATGCGGGGCTCGGGCTGCGGGTCCGGCGGCGGGTCCCGGCTCTACACCCCCGGCGGCGACTTCTCCGTCATGCCCTTGAGCACCTCGTCTATCCGGTCATCCTCGATCACCACTGCGGGGACAGGCGGGGGGCGTGGGCGGGGGGGCACGCACACAGACCCTgacacccccccgcaccccccggctCCCGCCCCGAGAGGGCTCcgatgtgccccccccccccgccccggtgctgGGGAGCGGGGCGAAGGGGCGCAGGTGGGTGCAATGGACGCGGGGGGgtcgcccccctccccgcacgGCTTGGGCAGGGGCagcatctccccccccccgcagccagcCGGCCGCCTCTGGATGGGTGGTTTGGGAAGCGGGGGGGCAGGAAAGACCAGGAaggacccccccctccctcctcgctGCGGCAGGCGCTGATGAGAGCAACAGGACTGGAATGGGTAATGACCCAGCGGGGGGGGGCACTGCCAGCTCGGCGGGGGGTGGCAGCCAGACCCCCGTCAGCATCACCCGCTGcgcaggacaccccccccccccccgccatcggCATCACCGCCGGGGGAGCCGGACAGCCCCCCCGTCAGCGCCGCGGGCTGCACGGACCCCCCCCGTCAGCATCACCGTGGGGGGCTGGGCAGCCCCCCCCCGTCAGCATCACCCTCTAGACAGGTCCCCGTCAGCATCACCACTGGGGACTGGACAGACCCCCCACCAGCATCGCCATCGGAGGGGGCTGCACAgagcccccccacacacatcaACATCACCGGCTGGGCAGATCCCCCCCCACATCGCCACCCTCAGGGGTGGTGGACagaacccccccctccccagcatcactACCGGGGAGCTCAGCGACCCCCCCCGTCACCACCCTGTGGGTGGATTGGCCAGaccaccccccaccaccagcaTCACCGGGGGAGCAGCCAGACCCCACCCCCCATCACCACCGAAGGGGAACCggccccccccatcacccccaggGGGGTCCGTTAGACCCAGCCACCACCACCGCAAAGTGGGGGCGGGTGGAGCAGGCAGTGGCTCATCCCccctcggggctggggggtgtttgttttggggggggactCTATTCCCCCCCCTTTTGCCCCTGCAGCTCGAGGAGGGGTGTTTGCCTATGGGCCCCCCcaggcaggcggggtgggggctgcaggggaggcagGGGCCATTCTCGGGGGTCCCCCAGGCATCGGGGAGGATCAGTGGTGACAGATCggggtgcaggggaggggggggggcgtttATTTGGGTCCTGATGGAagcaggggagctgctggtgggggtCTCTGCGGCAGGCAGTaaagcgcgggggggggggggggggggcgacacaGGTTCATGGAGTCCTGGGGGGGGGTGgtaagccgggggggggggggggtgtgtttgttGATCAGCATCGCCGGCGGCTGCTGGTGGGGGTCTCTGCGGCAGGCAGAAATGTGGAGGGAGAGAGatttatggggctggggggctgtgccTCGTGATGCTGGGGCGCGCTTGTTTATAGACATGGGGGGGGGCAGTCCAAGGGGATGTGGGGGCAATCCCAGGGGTGCTGAggagcagctcccgggggctcccggggggcagccccagggatgctcggGGATCGtcccgggggcagccccgggctccggggatgtgggggggaagtggggcagcgctggggggggcAGCGCTGGCGTCTGGAGCTGGGGACGGGGGGGCCCTGCGGTTCTAGGGCAGTGCCGGGTGCCAGTCGCAGAGCTGGGGGTCCCAGGGATGCCGGAGGGGCCGTGCCGGCGACGATGTGGGGCAGAGCCGGAGATTTTGGGGATGCCGGGAGCAGTGCTGGGGAGAGCGGGGAGCAGAGCCGGggatgccgtggggcagagccggggttgccgtggggcagagccgggagtgccggggatgctgcggggcgaTGCCGACGGTGCCGGTGGGCAGCGCCCGGGATGCGCCGGCCGGTGCCGGGGACGCCGGGGCAGAACCGAGGGGTccaggggatgctgtggggcgGCGCTGAGGacgccggggggtcccggggatGCCGAGGGGCAGATCCGGGGGTGtcccggggcagagccggggacGGAAGGGCGGATCCGGGGGTCCCGGGGATGCCGTGGGGCAGCGGCGGGGATGCAGGAGCCGGCGCCGGGGATGCCGGGGATGCCGCAGGGCAGATGCGGGGGTCCCGGGGACgccgcggggcagcggcggggatgCCGTGGGGCTGAGGCGGGggtcggggtggggtggggggggcagaggCGGGGGGTCGGGCGGTACCTCTCTTGGCGCGGCCGATCTGTCCCAGCTTGGGGGGGCCGCTTGCCCTGGTTGCCCCCGAAGAAGGCGTTGGTGTCCTGCAGGCGGCAGCTGAAGGGCAGCTCCCCCGCCTCGGGCTCGGCGCCGTAGCGGCCCACCTTGTCCTCGCCGTAGGGCAGCACCTGCGACATGGCGGGGCCGAGCGGGCCGAGCCGCGCCGCGCCGAGCCGGGAGCCGgtctgcggcggcggcggcggcggcggggaggaaaCCCGGGCGGAAGGATGAAGTCATGCAtccggggggagcggggacccccccggcggggggcggctccggagcgccgcggcccggcccggcacggccgggacggggacggggacagggacccccGCGCCCGGTGCCCGCCTGGTCGGGACGGGGggacccccgccccggccccggccccggcgcagGCTGGAGCCCCCGGCACAGCCTTGCCGGGGTGGTCGCCCCAACTCGGGGGTGCCTCTAGACGCGGGGCGGCCCCTGCGGAGCGGGGTCCCCTTGGCACAGCTGGGTGCCCCCGGGTCGCCGGGGGACCACCAGGCACAGCCGGGGCCTCCCCCAGTGCATGGCAGTGATGCCgaacagaccccccccccccaacgcccCACTTCGGTCCCCCAGAGCaccctgagcagccccagcccagctcccggcCTCCCGCAGCCCGGCAGCCTGAAGCCCCCGGACCAGCTCCCACCATGGGTCTCCCCAGCCAGGTTGCCCCCAGGCCCCCACTTATGCCCCttgcccagcacccacccaggcaCCCCCTCCCACAGTGTTGGGGTCCCCCTCGGAGCCACACtggtcctgccccagcccctgccaggcctcTTGGCCCCCTGTGTGTGGGTCCCTGCAggtgtgtgtgggtgggtgtgtgtgtacacatgtgcCCATTGCACGTAttgaggggctgtggggggcacgggggtgtGATTCTGCAGGTGCCCATGAGCGTGGCCACAAAGGGGCTGTGCCCCAGGATGTCCCTTGCCCCGTGGTGTGTCCCTTCCCTGGGGATTCTCTGTGGACAAGGGGAATGGGACCTGCCCCCCCCGTGGGGGCCTGCCATGGGTCAGTGAGGAGAGGCGTACAAGAGTGGCCCCAGAGCTCTGCCTGTGTCCCCTGTGCACGCTGTGCCCCAGACCCACCCTGCCCCTGTCCTCCGGCATTTTCCACTGCCAGGGCAGTGATTGCACTAGTTGGCAGTGGTGGCCCTGAGCGGCCTCACCTgggatgccccatcccaggcacctggggctgggggggggtatTTAAGCTCTGGCTGAGGCTGCTGCTCCTTGTCTGAGCTATGGGTGCAGCCCTGGCCCCGGGACCTGacgaggaggaggcggcggcagtGGCGGTGGCGGTGTGATGCAGGCTGGTTGGTGAGGACCACACAGCCCTGGTCCTGCTGCTCCCCTGCATCCCCCGCTGCTGGTGTGGGTGCGCTGGGTCGCAGTGAAGCCAGAGCCCTGGGCGTGAGCAGCGCttgccagccccatcccagccccacgaGAATCTCCACCTGGGTGTCCCCAATGGGCAAGCGCAGCGTTTTACAGCTAGCCTTGTAGTCCGTCTCTCCACGTCAGCATCGCCATGGCCTGTGCTTTGAGATCCTGTTGAAAGGGGCTGCAGAAAAACATCATCTGGGCTGGTCCACGCCAGGGGGCAGGTACTTCTATTTTGGGAAGGCTCAGCTTGGCCTTTCCCTttgtgctgggctctgcagagctccagtccccatgtcccctcccggagcagagatggggagggatggggcagcgGTGCTCGCTCTCCGCTGGCAAGGCACTGCCTTTATTCCTGGCTTTGCTGGGGAACCAGCTTGAACTTTTTCATGTGATGGCTTCTGCTCCTGCAAAAAAGCGCCCGGGAAAATAGGCGAGAGGCCCACGCTGAGATGTGGCCTGCTTTTCCCGTTGCCGAGCCCACGTGCTGCTGCccgtgggcagggacaggcaggccatggcgggtgtggggctgggggcgagggagaagaggagcagatgGGGTGTGCGGGGTGCGAGCAGGGCCGGTGCTCCGCTCTGGGAGGGTTCCCAGCCCGGGGTCACCCTGGGAATGGTTCTGCTTATCCCACACCTGCACCCAGGGGAGATGCTTGGCTCGGCTGTGGGGTGCGgagggctctgtggggctggttGGGGTGTGGGAGGGGCCCCCggcctgggcaggaggagggatggatCCCTGCTGGCATGGTGGCACTGGAGGTGGGACAGGGAGTGCCGTGGCTCCAGGCTCCACATCTCCTTGGGATGTCTCTggctgccccagggtgctgctgagCACGCAtccctcggggtgggggggaaggaggtaCCAGGGCCCTGAATGtgggtgggtgggcaggagggtgcaggagGGACCCCCCCGTCCCCTGCCAGTGTGGGTTGTATCCCAGCATCGCAAGCCGGGACCGCGTGCCCGCCTTCCCCTGGCGCTCATCCCACCTTCGTTATCCGCCTTTTAGCAGCCACGTAATCGCCTTTCTtgcttccttcccagcctttTGTCCAACACAAAGCCGGCTCCAGCCGGGAGAAGGGGCCGTGGGATCGGGAAgtgggcagctcctgccccggctccTTAAACCTGGGCACAGCCCCCGGGCTGAGACACCTGGCAGGTGATGGGGGCCGGCCGTGACCCCC contains these protein-coding regions:
- the CAMK2N2 gene encoding LOW QUALITY PROTEIN: calcium/calmodulin-dependent protein kinase II inhibitor 2 (The sequence of the model RefSeq protein was modified relative to this genomic sequence to represent the inferred CDS: deleted 1 base in 1 codon); translation: MSQVLPYGEDKVGRYGAEPEAGELPFSCRLQDTNAFFGGNQGKRPPKLGQIGRAKRVVIEDDRIDEVLKGMTEKSPPGV